One window from the genome of Cuculus canorus isolate bCucCan1 chromosome 12, bCucCan1.pri, whole genome shotgun sequence encodes:
- the MTFMT gene encoding methionyl-tRNA formyltransferase, mitochondrial: MAQKFTFLSDPCLVYLSDPTTSSHRAGSAAMRGRLLRAWREGVKAARGAAGAPPWRVLFFGTDRFAVTSLRALQAAREPSEDSVVSRLEVVTLSSRLPGDLPVKSCARELQLPVHEWPDTGPVGQFDVGVVASFGRLLSEDLILQFPYGVLNVHPSCLPRWRGPAPIVHTVLHGDKVTGVTIMEIRPKRFDVGPIIKQEEFAVPPNCTAKELEVMLSKMGANMLIAVLKNLPESLKHKKEQPTEGVTFAPKISIAKSCIKWEEQTAAQIIRLHRAIGSMFPLQTLWKGSTVKLLDFVEVDNIPGIADQILNGHGAVPGSLLYHKPSQTLVARCKEGWVGIKTVVLKKKLTAVDFYNGYMHSWFQQNPRTVHQECRFQTLKLSTSKKTLKEREILAQDIKQ; this comes from the exons ATGGCACAGAAGTTCACTTTCCTTAGTGATCCTTGCCTGGTGTATTTGTCTGAT CCCACTACGTCATCGCACCGCGCCGGAAGCGCGGCGATGCGGGGTCGGCTCCTTCGCGCCTGGCGCGAGGGGGTGAAGGCGGCGCGCGGGGCCGCGGGGGCGCCGCCATGGCGGGTGCTCTTCTTCGGCACCGACCGCTTCGCCGTCACCTCCCTCAGAGCCCTGCAGGCGGCCAG GGAGCCCAGCGAGGACTCAGTTGTATCCCGGCTGGAGGTGGTGACCCTGTCTTCCCGCTTGCCTGGGGACCTGCCTGTGAAGAGCTGTGCCCGGGAGCTCCAGCTGCCAGTTCATGAGTGGCCAGACACGGGACCTGTGGGGCAGTTTGATGTGGGTGTGGTGGCATCATTTGGACGTCTCCTAAGTGAGGACCTTATTCTGCAGTTCCCATA TGGTGTGCTGAATGTCCACCCCAGCTGCCTCCCGCGATGGCGTGGCCCTGCACCGATAGTCCACACAGTGCTTCATGGTGACAAAGTGACCGGGGTGACAATTATGGAAATAAGACCAAAAAG GTTTGATGTAGGTCCAATTATTAAGCAAGAAGAATTTGCTGTTCCTCCCAACTGCACTGCAAAGGAACTGGAAGTGATGTTGTCAAAGATGGGTGCAAACATG CTGATAGCAGTTTTGAAAAACTTGCCTGAAAgcttaaaacataaaaaagagcAGCCAACAGAAGGAGTAACATTTG CTCCTAAAATATCTATAGCTAAGAGTTGTATAAAATGGGAAGAGCAAACGGCTGCACAAATAATTCGACTGCATCGTGCCATAGGAAGTATG TTTCCTTTACAGACACTCTGGAAGGGTAGTACTGTTAAACTTCTGGATTTTGTGGAAGTGGATAATATCCCTGGGATTGCTg atcAAATATTAAATGGCCATGGAGCTGTTCCTGGCTCACTGCTATATCATAAACCATCACAAACACTAGTAGCTCGTTGCAAG gaaggCTGGGTTGGAATCAAAACAGTCGTATTAAAGAAGAAGCTTACAGCAGTTGACTTCTACAATGGATACATGCATTCTTGGTTCCAGCAGAACCCGAGAACAGTTCATCAGGAATGCAGATTTCAAACACTCAAACTTAGCACATCAAAAAAGACTctgaaagagagggaaataTTGGCGCAGGATATAAAACAgtag